One Dioscorea cayenensis subsp. rotundata cultivar TDr96_F1 chromosome 19, TDr96_F1_v2_PseudoChromosome.rev07_lg8_w22 25.fasta, whole genome shotgun sequence genomic window, aatgatgagcaatacaagaagttcttgggtctagtcaagcaattgcacatcaatattccttttgtggagccgttgtctcaaatgcctctgtatgccaagttcttgaaagatcttttgaccaacaagaggaagttggaggagagtgcatcagtgattttagatgcctcttgtttggcggtgttgcaaaggaatatgtcgaacaagaagaaagaccccgtaagctttgtgattccatgtaacattggcaatttgggtgaagagatggcattggcagattcaggggctagtatcaacgtcatgtcatgctcattctttcagaagctaggcttgggagagcctaggcccactcgactgacattgcaattggcggaccgaacagtgagacatccgaggggcatcattgaagacatacttgttaaggtggacaagtacatatttcctatagacttcgtagtgttggatgtcgatgaggatgcagatgttcctttgatgcttggaaggccattcttgtgcacttccaaggcacttatcgacatggacggtggagagttgacactgagggttggagatgacaagctcacataccgccttgccgaagccatgcaacattctatcgactttgatgatactctttattttcttgacactaccgatgagctaatcgatgaatatgtgaaggaaatgttgaatccggacccgtacgaggggttactagaccaagaagtggagaacgaagaggtgatgatgcttggtctagaggagatgataccatctactccggggatcgtGAAAAATATGCTCTGGAAGAtaaagcgagcaaggagacgccacaagaaacaccccaaggtTGTTGGGGAAGCGCAAGAACGAAacaagggtgacgaacccttaagtggtaacaagctcgacaactctccctctaccttcaaaagactatatTCATCATCCTTctaagtcatgggtaagaggagaaccttcatctataaaccccagtgaggtaagacaaggtacgtcaagctaagtgacgttaaacaagcgcttcttaggacgcaacccaagtttttactgttttcctagtttttagttagtgtttacatgaataaggcTTAAATGTGTATGGTGAAGTTtctggtcgtttgagcatgttgtgcGTTTTTCTCTGGTATAAGTTGCATGATAAAAGTAGGCTCtaagtgtatttatatattcaggaattttctgcagagcctgcagtcTTTCtaactcatccagagaaaacgcacgggcgtgtaaaattTTCATAGGCCCGTGGGTTTCTATTGAGAAGCTCGACCATAGAAGGCACAAgagcgtggactcgcccctgtgagcgacctagCGAcggtcacacacccgtgtgtaatTTTCGCAAAGGCATGTatcttcctgcagagacttagaaatttttcccgagaagacacagggtcgtggactcgcccctgtggatgatcctgAGCGATATACAtggtcgtgggtaatttccacacgcccgtgtggatctctacaaaagagctctcttccatcctgagaatacacaggggcatgtgaatgcccctgtgagctggccttgtgatggtccacgcccgtgtggaatttccgcacgggcgtgtgaagtatatagagagttttcttggttggacagagaagccataggggagtgcgtctgcccctgtgggtcgggcacacgggcgtgggtaattttcgcacgtcCATGTGACTGCGTTCAGAAACTTAGAGTGTTTTCctaagagcacacaagggcgtgcatctgcccctgtgggtctctcctgtagaggcacacgggcgtgagtaattttcacacgccggTGTGAATGTACAGAAACGCAAGGGCCGcggattttatttaaaatccttacgttcttcttcattctcatcctcCTAATCACTCATAGAACACTCCTAATCCCTCTCCCGACCTCGCAGCGTTGATTTAAGGAGATTTACTCGAGTTTTCGGGacgaattcaaagtttttaacttCATCCCATCAGTAACCcttaattctctcttttcttcatcgtatttgattttaatcgattaaaatggtgaatgttgcttcgtttctacaattagaaggggGGTATTCATATTTAGAAAGGAATTAGAAGTGATTTgatgatgtatttttgagtttttaactTGCGGCCATGCATTTTTCACACCctgaagatccacacgggcgtgtggatttctgctgTATTATTCTGTGAACTTCTTTGATcgattgttttttaatttttacaaatatgacACCTCGGTCGAATAGGCAAGGTGAGAAATGTCCGCGTGAGTCATCACCTGAACCCGAACAGATGGAATTCGTGATTCCCGAGCATTAGGCTCGATTTCAAAGATTGGCAAAGATAAGGTTTGGACAGACACATTTTCCCGACATGGATGCAGTGAGAGAGGTTCAGGGGACATGTAACATAGTAGAAGAGATAGAGGAAATGCTTGCGGTAGGCGGATGTAGTTGGTTGCTAGCCATACGGTATCTTGGGATACATATATTGACGCTCAAGGtgttatcatcattcgagtttgaccacACTTATTCGAGCTTTGACAGCGTAGACActatacagtttagagcactcGGACAGCATAACAGCATGTCAGTTACCTAGTTCTCGATTAGACTGGGACTTTATGATGCGGGATTCACAGATACAGATGACTATGATCAGTTGCCTACGGATTACCCTGGCGTATTGACACTACAGCACGCATACAGAGCACTATGTGGAtgaggggcagtatgagcccggggtgtctaaggccacatgtctcTCCCAACCGAGTTACGGGTACATACACGCCGTTCTGAGCAGGTCAGTTAATGGTCATAGTGACAACCCGGTGTGCTCAGCCAATAAGAGCTGCTATATCTCTATTCGATGGTACAAAGCACACCGATACACCTGGGACACATCCTACCAGAGTATATACGATATCATGAGCAGTATGGCAGATTAGGAGTGAtattctcgggcccctacatcacGAGACTAGTTATGGATATGGGTTTCTTGGACGCAATTCGAGGAGccgagaaggcgagtatacTCCCCTGTGCATAGaaacgatgaggttgatggggatggtttaTAGAGTATAGCCGGGAGTGTATGCTTTGATTACACCcaccccagagatagccgaggttGAGAGTGATGATGCCAAGGGttctcagcctgcccccgagcctcaacCTACactgatggagaccgaggcacctcctacggcacaagagccacccccagtatgtatgttttcaccttctcgagcctataatcattttgagaggcttgagagtgctgtaggggtgcttCGGACATAGATCGCGAGGTTCGGGTGACACAAGTTATGCAATACACAGAGTTTATAGCACGTTTTGATACTTTATAGCAAATCCTTGAGCGAGATGTTGCCTCCCCATTTGTTTTGAGGCCAaggacccctcaggcatctCCGGCACCACTATCACCTGTCCCTGCACTAGTTGATCCATATAGTACATCATCGCCACCAGCATTAGCAGCAGCGGAGTCCCAACtagacaccgacgcttgatgcaactttctttttctttatttctttcttgtttctatatttgattttgtattattgctagacttgcactactcagaaaCGATTTTCCTTATGAGTatgttttttactttcattttgttgtctttagttgtattcattgccttatcttttatatactcgagctatttttgttttaattgagctttactgaacccccttgtgtatgcgtgcagatggtcttgtcagtatgggaattgagaactagtcatggacatggccaatgtgggtcgtgtgtgctccacaacctgttggaactttactcccaaggatttagctccatcaaacgcaataTTAGatgacgaggctactccacaagaccatcgacacgaatactgaggggattttcctatggattacttgtttttactttcgatttcattattgattgtatcttactccatggagagccaaaccccctagagggtacttcgattttgtaaaccctaggatgttattgtttctttaaccttttattatgcttttcttaattgatgttttaattgagtttcaatcttgaatgtttattgaataatttttccctaagagtgacactagggttaagagttcatattggtaacctttgtggatgggtgacacgccacgagggttagacaaagctagaatggagagagttgagagggtgagttgagaggtagcagagcgccacctttctcctccggtgtaatttatcctacctccaattcctagagttctttgcgattacaatagagtgaagaactaaaggatgaactccgctgggcttagttgcgcgagcaacagagtgaagcgttgaagtgactctagtttctgtggcttaattatgactaggggtcttttgcctgaaccaaagggttagatctacacatagaaatagggtttataacTTTAAATCCCTAGAATtccttgcaactttacacaatgtgaggtgttgagactgagcgatttctccaccgggacatagtatagagttagtcacggttaaccttaggtttgggatcgtgtgctttaggatttccaagactcattaagcattagctaggaagtataatagtaggtcttgcacttgaaacattagtcctagggggagcattgtccgagtaccccacttctatcgattgtctttcctctcacttacttgtgcctcttcatacttgtttcttttatttctgtttacatcacatcttatcaacacaatcgttatttatcttcacttggttaagtagcaattttggtatttttattccctactccttgtggatacgataccccactcacttgggatttattacttggacaaacccgtgcacttgtgggtcacacgcaaggggcattgtcactctccatggagcaagatacaatcaatagtaaaattgaaagtaaaaacaagtaatccataggaaaaccctcttggtagtcgtgtcaatggtcatgtggagtagtctcatcctctccaaaggtcctctcaTCAAACccagggcacacctcgccggatcggtgccgacgaaagctcccctaatagctatcttccaagagaaatgcggtgtcaaagccgtagaaccactccaaaagcattgtcaatacctctctaaaccctagccacaagcctctcaagagttggagaaaatatGGGGAAAAGGATCCTCAGgtcgggctgaatcgtggctttaaataggctgcaatcgggcatccacatggccctgtggatgttccacacgcccctgtggaaattccacacgggcgtgtggattctctcgaatCCTAATTTTCtacgggctgtgaacagtaacagctacagtgtttgctacagtatctaCTATAGTgcttcgccaaaatgctcccgattccacatttttcatcgaggtaacataaactggtacacgtttataccgtagatcgcgtcgcttcttcaataaacagactcactggtgaagatcttgctatcattgcactaGTTaaaatacgcaaatgtgactgcctttgtgcctgtccaaaccatgtgatttcttgaatacacggaggttggcacacattcacgtatctttgaatccaacttctgtcttcgcgtttgttccttccaagatttcatcaaatagtgcattcacgatctacattagctttttttttacatatttggCTCAACAACCCTAcgtgcaccaaagtaacacaaaaacacatgattagcgctaaaagtaatgctcaacacaaggaaagaatacttcgcattcttaacacacaagtaTTTATCAgtatatatttaagattttatataattttttaataattttttagataaatttatatttataaatatattttttataatactttttttaatagaattaatTTTGGGAGTTtatatgaaatagaaaaattaaataagctTTATAAACCCTTCGCCTCCTCCCTCTGTTCAACCCTTAGCATGatggatttctagggtttcttcgTACTCTTCTTGAGAGACGTCCctcgatgaaagcttcccctgTGACTACGCTCTCGGCCGCTTCCTTGCCCATTGCCCCACTCTCTGCTCTGATCCTAGACTCCTCTCGCTCGAAAGCTCACTTCTCAAGCTCTCATTGCTTCCGGCAAATCCTAATCAGTGTTGTTCCCTATAGCTTCGACACGGGTGGTGGTGGCCTCTTCCTCCTCGGTGGCAACCTCTGATATCATGGCGAGGGGTATTGGATCCATCGGTGCGGATGAGCTTCTCTGAAACATTTATGGCGATATGATGGTTGAAGGGAGAACGGTGGAGGAGATGTGGAGGGAAATGCCTGGTGGACGGAGGAGAGAAAATGGGGAGATGATGTTGAAGGATTTTTTAGCACTGGCTGGGGCGGTGAGGAAGGAGGATGTGAGGACTGTGACGGGATCGGTGTTTGGGTTGGATCCGATAGGTTTGGGGATTGAGAATCAggtgctagggtttggaaatgGGGTGAAGGAGGGTGGAGATTTGGGAAGGGTTGCAAAAGGAAGGAAGAGGTCAGCCATGGATCTGGTGGATCGGGTTGCCTTGCAGTGGCAGAAGCGAATGATCAAGAGCCAGGAATCGGGGGTGAGATCCAAAGAGAGGAAGCAGGTGAGGAACtgatgatttaaattttagtgtgatttttttttattatttaatagaaTTTTGGTAGGTGTATACTCTAGAGCTTGAAACATTAGTGACACAGTTAGAGGAGGAAAATGCCAGACTTTTGAAAGAACTAGTACTGATTTAATGAGCTTTAGCTTTTGTTCTTTCACCTGTTTATTGTGATTTATAATTGAGTGATCGATTTATATCCTAATTGATTCTAGATTAAGAGAAATAGGGAAGATTTAATTGTTAAGtttgatgttgattttttaGTGTGGGATAGTTTTGATCATATTGTTGTGAATTTATATCCTAATTAATTCTAGATTAagagatatatgaaaaatatcgCAATTGtatcctgataagtgcttgagtagacatatttttatacatgttttacatgcattgagcatcatttttactatggtttatgtctcatattgtgtatttggtgttcttttatgcatataggttgtgaatgccttcaagagtaaaaaggaagcaaagatgggctataaagacataatgttgggagttcttattcaattcaaggaccaagacacgagaggagttcataaacgtggagatgtgtgccaacttccaagaagattcaagtcaattcactagttggaagggcacaaaggcagccacatcttcatgttctttctttttgtgaagattgcaagacctctcaaagatacgtcgatgaagaaaagttttatagcctaccacatggacgtgtgcctggacatgtggcctcaagagaagagtgtttggaccgcgttttgtgaaaagtattgtagcaccttcactgtagtaaaattactgttcacgcgcccgcgtggaaattccacgcgcccgcatgaaaattcctgcagcccacgcggccgcgtggaaaatccacacgggcgcgtgagggcacgtgacagacgcgatctaaggcctataaatagccgttttgccctattctttctcatcttttgtgcggctcttgaggggtgagacggctagggtttagagatgaggtctttgcggctttggaggcgcttcgtcaccaactttgatcgattcctcctccgtcatagcatcaaggaagccaccggtgaacctaacttcggagtgggtccttcaagatgtcgaagctcttcatcaaggccatcagttcatatataagggggtttatttctatagttttaatgtactttcattcattgatggtgtgttttgtatgttgctccatggagagctaaaaccctagagggtatttggacttgtgaaccctaggattctcatcttttgtggatttgcttagtgtttctatttaatccgagtttgattaagttttaatcttgtattctcattgcttgtttgtttaattaatccttgtggttgattggatttgcatgatttgttactttgatgtgagagaggtctccattagagttagaacttcaagattgaagagggttgagagggtgagtcatgagatagtggagtgtcccctctcccttccgattgagtgtattctatctccgttccctaagctctatgcaaccatatttggtgtgaggcgtgagattgagagatttcttcgccgggaccttgtagggggttaggatccttcgccgggaattagggttggatcaatctttaggaatcggatacacctcttggaatccctagagtgctttgcaatcatatgtggtgtgaggtgttgagattgagcaatttctccaccgggacctcgtaggggactagtatcggtgatcgggaggccggatccgattatatttggatttccacgacttaacttactcatcatagaaacactttgcttattcggtacctaatacctgaatcctagagggagcattgcccgaataccccacttttactaattgagatctccatccatttaacccttgcatattcgtctccggtattcactttttcgcacattagatcaccacacctttccatttatcattaggttagaaagcagagaagaagttagtactagtaaccctattccctgtggattcgactacccactcaccggggtaattattacttcgacacccgtgcacttgcacatacacgcatattcggacgcgtgtcataTCCATTTTGTTCTAAACTTATTCTATCAAACTTTTGTTTCCATAAACAGAACCAACCATATAGCAACAAATTAATTGAACTCCGTAACCACAATGCCATCCCATGAGATTCTGCTGGTTTATCTAATTTTCTTTCCACAAGATTCTATTTTATgcgtgtgtttttttaatatgtatatcccTCAAAATAAGtcacatttaaaaattattcttctcatgcattaaaagtaaatatgataAGTTTTAGGGATTTAGGTGCATAATTGACAAATGGTTGGGTTTTAACTTCAGgttcttataaaataaaataaagataattttgagaattttcaaaaaagataaacatgtaCATCTTGTGCATGTCCAGGATGTTACTTTTTTCCTTGAGCAATGTTATACTAATAATCTTTTAGATGGTACTCTAGAGAAATCTCCATAAgataatttgttttgttgtcttaAGGTAAAATATGctttaaatatctaaattgtTTCCTGAAGGTCTTTGtgaattaaaatatgattacaTTGAATATAGTTTGAATCCTATTTAATCATATGACTGCACTCATATGACAGACAGTCTACAAGTGATTTTATTCCTTGACAATTTAATACGCTTAATAAAACATATGACTCTTTTTAAGCTCAACTTCTCTAGAACTTGCTATaaggaaaaatataaaaggCTAATCAGAAGGCAGATGAGAGATCTGAATCTAGcagcattttttttaacattattattattgtaagaTCCTGAGGAAGGAAACTATAATTGCATAAGTGAACTTTGAAACCTCTTTAGTCATCAAATAAGTGCATAGTGAAATGTGACTTTGCTAATATGTGGGGCTGCCAAATCAAACAAGTATGGATTCCACTATAAATGTGTGCTTTATTTATTATaccaatgtttttttaataagtttgatTAATGTGTTATAGTTATGCCTGTACTAATCTGTGAGACAgccaaaccaaacaagaatgcCCTAGTTCTTCCAAGCATTGCCTTTCACTGTTAAAATATGGCTTGCTTATTAAACCAATGATTTGTTATTTGGTTTAGTTGCTTTGTAGTAATATGCATAAATGTGTGCTTTTATTGTCTTCTGAGGTAAAAAAGGGATTGGATATGTTTGAATTTAAGGTATTGTATAATATCATAAATTATTTGTGCATTCTAACGTATTTGTCATCATTAACAAGTTTGGCTCAAGTATTTGATATCGATTCACCTTGtatcttgttatttattatttttttcactgtCAGTTATAACTGGCGTTGAGGAATTcgtttctaatatatatatatatatatatatattttgtattcaaTTGATATAGGTTGCTTTTACTTGCAATATTAGCACAACCAGTGTGTCTCTTGAGGGTGATTTTTCCAGCCAGGTGGTCTCCTTACCAGTGGCGGCCGATGGCAAGCATTCTTCTACCATCATCTTAATTCTTACTGTGGTAATGTATTTCAATAGCATTCTTGGTTACTCACTCTTATCAAATCTTTTTGTCTCTaggttttcaattattttatccCATGAACACATGTAGGCAGTCAAAAAGGTTGCCATGGTTAGAAAACCCTGGCCATAATCTCTCGGGCTTTGAAATTTAGGGATTTTATTTTGCTATggtctaaaaaataataataaataaataaaccattgaATATGACTGACCTAATGTCAAAACTTGGATGAATATTTTAgtgtcattatcattattaccattattattttGGGCTCAGCTTGGGGTTTAACTAAGCAAATTGAGCATGGCTAAACTATGGTTGTTAATAATACTATATCGAGATGTTTTTAAGTATGTTTTCTAGCCTACTTTGTCTTAAGATATTTCTTGAAATTTATGTAGTTTAGAGCAAAGGTTGTCTAGgctattttatttataactGTCATGTTTCCCTTCTGTTTAAGCTTGCAGAGGTGGGGTGAATTGTTAA contains:
- the LOC120283269 gene encoding bZIP transcription factor 12-like isoform X3; amino-acid sequence: MMVEGRTVEEMWREMPGGRRRENGEMMLKDFLALAGAVRKEDVRTVTGSVFGLDPIGLGIENQVLGFGNGVKEGGDLGRVAKGRKRSAMDLVDRVALQWQKRMIKSQESGVRSKERKQPGGLLTSGGRWQAFFYHHLNSYCACRGGVNC
- the LOC120283269 gene encoding bZIP transcription factor 12-like isoform X2, which gives rise to MMVEGRTVEEMWREMPGGRRRENGEMMLKDFLALAGAVRKEDVRTVTGSVFGLDPIGLGIENQVLGFGNGVKEGGDLGRVAKGRKRSAMDLVDRVALQWQKRMIKSQESGVRSKERKQVAFTCNISTTSVSLEGDFSSQVVSLPVAADGKHSSTIILILTVLAEVG
- the LOC120283269 gene encoding bZIP transcription factor 12-like isoform X1 translates to MMVEGRTVEEMWREMPGGRRRENGEMMLKDFLALAGAVRKEDVRTVTGSVFGLDPIGLGIENQVLGFGNGVKEGGDLGRVAKGRKRSAMDLVDRVALQWQKRMIKSQESGVRSKERKQVAFTCNISTTSVSLEGDFSSQVVSLPVAADGKHSSTIILILTVRWGELLKQLHVLAEAKSKLSLH